The segment TGTCAATACATCTGCCCACATGTAGCCATAGTATGCCGTTGCATAGCCTTCCCCAGAGAATACATGACCAAAATGAGGCGTTCTGTGACGCATGGGTAATTCTTTTGGCATGTTTAACTCTACAAGTGTTTCGCTCTCAAATTTGTCTATATCAATATTTGCAGGCTCTGCAAGGTGAAGTTTCATATCCATAATTGCCGAAGCTAAATATTCAGTTGTAGAGAATCCCTGATTGAAAGTAGCCGCATTCTTGATTTTTGCTACCAATTCTGCAGGAATGGGTTCCTTTGTTTCATGATGTACTAAAAAGTTATTGATAACATTGTCTGTAGATAACCATCGCTCTATTATTTGCGATTGAAATTCTGTATAATCTCGTACACCACTATTTAAGGTTGGGTATTTTACATTAGAAGATAAAAAATGAAGTGCATGACCAAATTCGTGAAAGAAGGTAGTAGCATCGTCCCAAGAAACAAGCAATGCTTCTCCCGGAGCCGGTTTTACAAAGTTTGAATTGTTGGTGGCAAGCACGTTTTTTTTGCCGTCAAAAGTAGTGTGACTTCTTAGGGTATTTGCCCAGGCTCCAGAGCGTTTTCCTTCTCTTGCAAAGGGATCAAGATACCAAAGTCCAATATTTTCGCCGGAGGTTTTATCGCTAACTTCCCAAACTTTTACGTCTTCATGAAATATCGGAACACTGCCTTCGGGAACGGGTTTGAAATTGTAGTTAAACAACTTAGCTGCTACATAGTGCATCGCTTCAGTCAGCTTATCTAATTGAAGATATTGTTTTACTTCATCGGAGTTTAGATCATATTTTTCTTTCCTGACTTTTTCTGCATAAAAACGGTAATCCCAAGGCTCAATTGTAATCTTGTCTCCAATTTTATTTGCTATCGCTTGCATATCTTCAACTTCTTCGGCAACCCGGGCAATGGCAGCCGGCCAAACAGCTTCCATCAATGCTATTGCATTTTCCGGTGTTTTGGCCATTCTGTCTTGCAAACGCCAATCAGCATAGTTTTTATAGCCTAAGATTTCTGCTTTTTGTTTACGTAATTGTAAGATTTTTGCAATTATTTTATTGTTGTCGTACTCATCTCCATTATCTCCTCTAGAATAATAATTGGTCCATACTTGTTTACGTAATTCTCTTTCGGTGGAATAGGTGAGAAATGGATCCATAGACGATCGGGAATTAGTAATCGCATATTTTCCTTCTTGTCCTTTGTCTGTTGCAATTTTTGCTGCCGATTTAATAAATCCATTAGATAGACCTCCTAATTGTTCTTTTGTTAGGTAGGTAACATAATTTTCCTCGTCGTGCAATACATTGTTTGAGAATTTGGTGTAAAGGCTCGATAATTCTTTACTAATGGCTGCATATTTAGCTTTTTTCTCACTGTCTAATTCTGCACCATTCATTGAAAAATTTTTGTAAATCAGATCTACTACTCGTTGTTGGTCTGCCGGCAGCGGATTTTCTTTAGAGGCATCATAAACTGCTTTTATGCGTTGAAACAATTTTTCATTTTGTGTGATTTTAGATTGATGTTCAGAAAATAATGGTGCCAATTCGGTTTGAATATCTCTAAATCCTTGAGAAGACATGTTACCGCTTAAAACACCATAATATTTAAAAGCTCTTTTTAGTGCTGCACCCGAGCGTTCCATTTCTTCAATGGTGTTTTCAAAATTGGGAGCGGCTGTATTATTGGCAATAGCATCAATATCCTTTATTTCCAATTCCATGCCTTGTAGCATTGCGGCTTTTA is part of the Bacteroidota bacterium genome and harbors:
- a CDS encoding M3 family metallopeptidase produces the protein MKKQLITKNLILTIIAMLALDSCNQTEKESPMVENILLKEWVGPYGGVPAFDQLKVEDVKAAMLQGMELEIKDIDAIANNTAAPNFENTIEEMERSGAALKRAFKYYGVLSGNMSSQGFRDIQTELAPLFSEHQSKITQNEKLFQRIKAVYDASKENPLPADQQRVVDLIYKNFSMNGAELDSEKKAKYAAISKELSSLYTKFSNNVLHDEENYVTYLTKEQLGGLSNGFIKSAAKIATDKGQEGKYAITNSRSSMDPFLTYSTERELRKQVWTNYYSRGDNGDEYDNNKIIAKILQLRKQKAEILGYKNYADWRLQDRMAKTPENAIALMEAVWPAAIARVAEEVEDMQAIANKIGDKITIEPWDYRFYAEKVRKEKYDLNSDEVKQYLQLDKLTEAMHYVAAKLFNYNFKPVPEGSVPIFHEDVKVWEVSDKTSGENIGLWYLDPFAREGKRSGAWANTLRSHTTFDGKKNVLATNNSNFVKPAPGEALLVSWDDATTFFHEFGHALHFLSSNVKYPTLNSGVRDYTEFQSQIIERWLSTDNVINNFLVHHETKEPIPAELVAKIKNAATFNQGFSTTEYLASAIMDMKLHLAEPANIDIDKFESETLVELNMPKELPMRHRTPHFGHVFSGEGYATAYYGYMWADVLTADAAESFEEAPEGFYDEEIAAKMLKYLFAPRNSMDPAEAYRLFRGRDAKIEALMRYRGFPVSKE